The sequence below is a genomic window from Lolium perenne isolate Kyuss_39 chromosome 4, Kyuss_2.0, whole genome shotgun sequence.
GGTATCAGAAGACCTAGTTTGATTGTCGGTGAGATCAATGTAAACGGGCAAAGCATGATGCATGGTGCATATACTGCCTTGAGCTGAAGGTGTCAGATGGACAAGATTTAATCTTGAAGGGTGTAAAATATACGATATGTCCCAAGTGGGAATATGATAAAAGTAGGTACATGCCTGTATAGCCGCTAAAATGCATACTGTGAGTGTGAGTcagaaattttgttgttgttgaacAATGAACACTTGAAATAGACAGTACAGTTATAAGAATCTGCAGAGTGCTGCTTTTCTTTCCAGGGATGTTGTGACTACCACAATTGCGTAAATATGTCATTGTATTTGTCTATCTCTGCGGGCTCTAGAAACGTGAGCAGCACTATCTCTAGAGCTTGCAAACTGCCAGGAACACCGTCATCTCTAGCGCCATACTCGTGAGTATGTCCACCGATTATGTTATGGTGCTGTCTAACGTGGAGAAAAGGGTGGAGCGATTCTGCCGCCCTGAAATCCCCAATCCTACCCGAGGAATCCACTTCCGACCTTGCCGGCCGGGGTCGTCTCTGTAATTTCTACCGTCTCCTACAACTTTGCCCTGGCATACGAACCCACCATTCTGCTTGTATCGGCAGGAATAGCCCCACTCCCTTGCGATGGGGGCCTGGGCGAGGGGGACATGACTATCTCCCAAAGAACCAAACAAGGGCTTATAAGTACCAGTCTTGATTGTTAAACATAAATATGATTCTTCACATGAAACCGATTGCAGCTCTACAGAGGGGGCCTCATAAGGCTATATTGATTCTACGAACTCAACACGGCTAGTCCAAAGACAGCCACCAACGAAATTACAACTATGACATAGACAATGATGCAAAATTCAAAGGAAGACAATAATGTTTGATTCGCCAAGGTATGGAGACAGGTACACAATTAACCTACAAGACAACCTACACCTTCTAAAAGGAAGGAAAAACAAACATATAATTAAGGCCACTACTTTCAAGCCGTAATGCAGTAGCAGAGGGCACATTCGATATATGTTGTACATTGTGATTTCACCATCCACGATACTGAAAATTTACGACATGGAAAATATCTTGATACATGGTGGAGGCCGACTGCATATCAGTGATTGCCCAAAGCTTACTGGGGGCAGGAGAAATCGTCAAATTCAGCTTCTGTTGGCAGCTCTTTCCCTCTCACGCTTGTTATGTAGCCTCTCAAGGACACGTTTCGCCTCACATGATGGGAAATTGGTCAGATCATAATACTGTGGAGCTATATCAACCAGCCTGCGCACGAAATACAATAAACATCAATATTTTGTACCATATCTTCACAAGTGTCAAGGTTTTGTCAGAAAAGGACTTACCATTCTCCACGGATATCAGTGACTGTGCGGATGAAATTCCTTGTGGTCAAAACATATTCATTGTAGATGACCCACTCCGGCTTGTGGTCCATGCAATTCGAGGGATGAAGATGGACAACCTGCAAAGCAGAGAAGGGTAAAAAACTGCAATGCAACACTCCATGCAGAAAAGAGAGCAAGATCAGAATACAAACCTGATTATCCTTAACAGTCAAGTAATGCCCAGTTCGCTCAAGATGAGCAACCTGCATAAAGTACCCTGAAAGCATTGCTTTCCTGATATTGACATAGTACTCGCGGCTGTTGAAGTCTGTACTGCACATCTTGAGGTTGAATCTGGTCATGATGCGAACAAGCTGTTGTCTAACATTATCAGCAGACTTCATCGCTCGGGCATTGACAAAATTCTCATAACACCATGTAGGATCCTCATCTGCATTATAACAGAGAAGTCCGTTAGTCCCCAAATAAACTAGCTGCCAGAAGGAGTGTAAACAGAATGAAGCATGGTTATTGACTCACTGTTCTGCTTGTATGCATGGTACACATTCAGAAGTGTCAGATGATCCCCATCAATGTGCCCAAATCGAGCCTTCGCCTCATCAGCAGCCTTTTGTGCCTCCCTAGGCCGGAGAAAGCAATTGGGTACTAGACATATGGTAATAACAGCAAAGCCCACGGTTGGTCAGCAGATGCAAAGAGGCGAGACGTCATCATTTGCTTTGTCAGAATAACTCGACATACAGCAACTATCTGCATCAGCCTAAACTGTATGATCATTTCGATCAATAGCTCAAGAAGCCAAGTGCCTGACAGTTGCTGATGATAACGCACAATATATATAAAAACAAGAAAACATCGCAACTATGCATGCACTAGTGACTAGTCTGCGTGCTGGAACTGGAACCATGCGCACACAAGATGCAATATATGAAAACATGATAACGTAGCTGTAGAAATGGCATGTTTGACATACCTGAGAGCATGGCAGATACCGAGAGGATCTCATTTGAACAGTTGTACTTTGGACTGATGACAAGCATCTTTGACATCTGGGGGTCCAAGGGGAACTCACTCATCATTTCACCTAGAGGTGTCAGGTTGCCTTCATCATCGAGTGCTCCCAAGTAGTTCAGAACTTCTAAGGCCCTCATTAGAGTTTCTGGTGCAGGAGGATCCATGAAGTCAAAATGCACTAAATCGTCAATTCCAAGCTTCTTCAGTGTCAGAACTGTATTTGCCAGGTTTGACCGAAGAATTTCTGGGTAGGTCTGCTCCTGTAAATCACCGCTAAAACTCTTCTCTGTGTACAACCTGAAGCACTTCCCAGGCTGCGTTCTACCGGCACGACCAGCTCTCTGATGCGCACTTGCCTTGGAAATTGGGGACACCAGAAGGGACTCCACCCTTATCCTTGGATTGTAAACCTTCTGTTTGGAAAACCCTGGATCTATAACATACACTATGCCATCGATGGTCAAGGATGTCTCAGCAATATTTGTGGACACAACAATTTTCCTTCCAGCAGGACCTCCCTCTCTCAATGGAGGTGGAGCAGCGTCAAAAATCTTCTGCTGCATTGCAGGGGGTAGAGTAGAGTACAACGGTACGACTTTAACTGGGCCAACCTGATCCCCC
It includes:
- the LOC127295551 gene encoding probable pre-mRNA-splicing factor ATP-dependent RNA helicase DEAH3 isoform X2 — translated: MLLREAMADPLLERYKVIVLDEAHERTLATDVLFGLLKEVLKNRPDLKLVVMSATLEAEKFQGYFSSAPLMKVPGRLHPVEIFYTQEPERDYLEAAIRTVVQIHMCEPAGDILVFLTGEEEIEDACRKINKEVNNMGDQVGPVKVVPLYSTLPPAMQQKIFDAAPPPLREGGPAGRKIVVSTNIAETSLTIDGIVYVIDPGFSKQKVYNPRIRVESLLVSPISKASAHQRAGRAGRTQPGKCFRLYTEKSFSGDLQEQTYPEILRSNLANTVLTLKKLGIDDLVHFDFMDPPAPETLMRALEVLNYLGALDDEGNLTPLGEMMSEFPLDPQMSKMLVISPKYNCSNEILSVSAMLSVPNCFLRPREAQKAADEAKARFGHIDGDHLTLLNVYHAYKQNNEDPTWCYENFVNARAMKSADNVRQQLVRIMTRFNLKMCSTDFNSREYYVNIRKAMLSGYFMQVAHLERTGHYLTVKDNQVVHLHPSNCMDHKPEWVIYNEYVLTTRNFIRTVTDIRGEWLVDIAPQYYDLTNFPSCEAKRVLERLHNKRERERAANRS
- the LOC127295551 gene encoding probable pre-mRNA-splicing factor ATP-dependent RNA helicase DEAH3 isoform X1; translated protein: MGTERKRKVSLFDVVDQTSVSAKLGRAGINGAAAAANPSINPWNGRPYSARYFEILEKRRTLPVWQQKDDFLRVLRDNQTLILVGETGSGKTTQIPQFVLEAEGLSTRSMVACTQPRRVAAMSVSRRVAEEMDVTIGEEVGYSIRFEDCSSNKTVLKYLTDGMLLREAMADPLLERYKVIVLDEAHERTLATDVLFGLLKEVLKNRPDLKLVVMSATLEAEKFQGYFSSAPLMKVPGRLHPVEIFYTQEPERDYLEAAIRTVVQIHMCEPAGDILVFLTGEEEIEDACRKINKEVNNMGDQVGPVKVVPLYSTLPPAMQQKIFDAAPPPLREGGPAGRKIVVSTNIAETSLTIDGIVYVIDPGFSKQKVYNPRIRVESLLVSPISKASAHQRAGRAGRTQPGKCFRLYTEKSFSGDLQEQTYPEILRSNLANTVLTLKKLGIDDLVHFDFMDPPAPETLMRALEVLNYLGALDDEGNLTPLGEMMSEFPLDPQMSKMLVISPKYNCSNEILSVSAMLSVPNCFLRPREAQKAADEAKARFGHIDGDHLTLLNVYHAYKQNNEDPTWCYENFVNARAMKSADNVRQQLVRIMTRFNLKMCSTDFNSREYYVNIRKAMLSGYFMQVAHLERTGHYLTVKDNQVVHLHPSNCMDHKPEWVIYNEYVLTTRNFIRTVTDIRGEWLVDIAPQYYDLTNFPSCEAKRVLERLHNKRERERAANRS